One genomic window of Plasmodium falciparum 3D7 genome assembly, chromosome: 10 includes the following:
- a CDS encoding cytochrome c oxidase copper chaperone, putative → MGMSLNKPINNTNEANKGEVKKKKICCVCLETKKLRDECIVKLGEEQCKKFIDDHNKCLRSEGFDIK, encoded by the coding sequence atgggTATGAGCTTGAACAAACCAATAAATAACACGAATGAAGCAAATAAAGGagaagttaaaaaaaaaaaaatttgttgtGTTTGTTTAGAAACCAAAAAGTTAAGAGATGAATGTATTGTTAAATTGGGGGAAGAGCAGTGTAAGAAATTTATCgatgatcataataaatGTTTAAGGAGTGAAGGTTTTGATATTAAAtag